The genomic segment GGGGTGAAGTACACGTCCACCGGCCAGACGTGGCGGAACATCAGCGCCTCGGCCAGGGCCAGCAACGCCAGTCCAATCCATCCTCGGAGCGGGAATGCGAAGTGCCGGCAGCGCAGGAACTCGATGACGAGTGCCGCCGCGGTGGCAAGAGTGATAACGATTCCGAGCACTGGACGCATATGCGCGAAGCTGGCCTCATAGCCACATTACTAGAAGCCATCTCCTAAGTGCCCGCCGGATGCGACAGGCCCAAGCCGGGCCTTGCAATCCGATGTCACCCGCCAACGTGACGTGCATCACCTGCTATCGAAAAATACGATTGCCGTAATCACCGAAACAAGTGATGCGCCTCACTGCCGATGCGCTCGCAAGGCGCTGTAATCACATGTTGGCCAAGCGGCGTGAACCGCGAGGGATGCAATGACCGATCAGCCGAAAGGCGATTTGTACCACCTGCTGAAGTGCCCGCTCTGCGAAGGCCGAGGGGAGCTACCTCACAAGGAGATGCTGGAACGGCTGAGCGAGAAGGACCTCGGCCGAAAGCTCGCCAGCTACATGGACAATTTCATCGCTGCTGACGAGAACGAGGCCGAGCCCGAAGCTGCCCATGGCGAGTTTCAGCAACACGTTGACGTCTGGAACTGCACGCATTTCCTGTGGCGTCGCAGTCCCAAGGAGTGAAACCGACCGTGTTTGAAAGTGCGCGGCTTCAGCAATGCCGCAAAACGGTCTTTAGCATTGCGGCTTTAGCCGCCGAGGGCAGTGCTGGTGTAGCGAGACAGATCTATGACATCGGAGACTGAAGTCATCCCGGAAATCCTGGCCCATTTTGACCAAACGCGTTCCAGCCTGATTCCCATTCTTCAGGAAATCCAAGACAAATACAGATATTTGCCCCAGGCCATGCTGCGTCAAGTCGCCGCGAAGCTCGATATCCCGGTGCCCGAGGTCTATCACGTTGCGACCTTCTACAACTGCTTCAGCCTGGAGCCGGTCGGACGCAACCTGGTGCAGGTATGCCTGGGGACCGCCTGCCATGTGCGCGGCGCGCCCAAGGTGCTGGACCGCTTGCTGACCGACCTGAAGCTGCCCGCGCCGGGCACCACCGCCGACATGGAGTTCACAGTACGGACGGTGCGCTGTGTTGGCTGCTGCGGGTTGGCGCCGGTGGTGCGCGTCAACGACAACACGCATCCCGCCATGACCCAGGCGAAGGTCAAAGGCATGCTGAAGAAGTACTACAGCAAGCCTGTCGCCAAGCAAGAGGCTGCACCGCAGTAGTTGCGAGGACATGACATGCCAAGGCTGAATTCAATCGAGCAACTGGAGCAACTGCGAGCCGCATGCGTGGCCGACAACAATCAGGACGCGCAACGTCCCTGCCTCAGCGTGTGCGCGGGCAGCGGATGCAGCGCCGCAGGAGCCGAAGACCTGCTCACCGCATTGCGCAAAGCGGTCGAGAAGGCGGGCATGCAGGAGCAGATCGACGTGAAGAGCACGGGCTGCCACGGCTTCTGCGAGCGCGGCCCGGTGATGCTGGTCTGGCCCGAAGGCACTTTTTACAACAAGGTGACTGCCGCCAGCGCCGCTGAAATCGTGGCCAGCGTCTGTAATGGCCACAAGCCCGTCGAAAAACTTCTTTACCGGGATCCGGTCAGCGGCAAGAAGTGCCGGACGGAAGAGGAAGTTCCCTTCTACGCGCGCCAGACGCGCGTGCTGTTCGCCAACAACGGCCGCATCGATCCCAAGCAGATTCACGATTACCTGCGCGTCGGCGGCTACGCGGCGTTGGCC from the Terriglobales bacterium genome contains:
- a CDS encoding NAD(P)H-dependent oxidoreductase subunit E, encoding MTSETEVIPEILAHFDQTRSSLIPILQEIQDKYRYLPQAMLRQVAAKLDIPVPEVYHVATFYNCFSLEPVGRNLVQVCLGTACHVRGAPKVLDRLLTDLKLPAPGTTADMEFTVRTVRCVGCCGLAPVVRVNDNTHPAMTQAKVKGMLKKYYSKPVAKQEAAPQ